A stretch of the Erinaceus europaeus chromosome 23, mEriEur2.1, whole genome shotgun sequence genome encodes the following:
- the LOC103122234 gene encoding olfactory receptor 7A10-like, producing MEEGNSTETIKFQLLGLSQDPKLQPLLFGLFLSMYLLTVWGNLLLILAVSSDSHLHTPMYFLLSNLSLVDICLTSTTIPKMLHNIWTQSKVITYAGCITQMYFFIVFIVLDDFLLTVMAYDRYVAICHPLHYTIIMNPQLCGWLVLVCWTMSELHCLLEIFPVLQLSFCTNLEIPHFFCELNQMVQLACSDTLLNDIVMYLSIGLLALGPFSGILYSYSKIISSILRISSAQGKSKAFSTCASYLSVVSLFYCTSIGVYLSSIGSHNSKSSAVTSVLYTVVTPMLNPFIYSLRNKDLKRALKSILRRKI from the coding sequence ATGGAAGAAGGGAACTCAACAGAAACCATAAAATTTCAACTTCTGGGCTTGTCACAGGACCCCAAGCTGCAGCCCCTCCTCTTTGGGCTCTTTCTCTCCATGTACCTGCTTACTGTGTGGGGAAATTTGCTCCTCATCCTGGCTGTCAGCTCAGACTCCCAcctccacacccccatgtacttcttgcTCTCCAACCTGTCCTTGGTAGACATCTGCCTCACCTCCACCACCATCCCCAAGATGCTGCACAACATCTGGACACAGAGCAAAGTTATCACTTATGCGGGCTGCATCACACAGATGTACTTTTTCATTGTCTTCATTGTATTGGATGATTTCCTCTTGACAgtgatggcctatgaccgctatgtggccatctgtcacCCCCTGCACTACACGATCATCATGAACCCCCAGCTCTGTGGATGGCTGGTGCTGGTGTGCTGGACTATGAGTGAGTTGCATTGCTTATTAGAAATCTTCCCAGTGCTACAACTGTCCTTCTGTACAAACCTGGAAATCCCACATTTTTTCTGTGAACTCAACCAGATGGTTCAACTTGCCTGTTCTGACACTCTCCTTAATGATATTGTGATGTACTTGTCTATTGGACTTCTGGCTCTTGGTCCATTTTCTGGGATCCTTTACTCCTACTCTAAGATCATCTCTTCAATATTGAGAATCTCCTCAGCTCAGGGGAAGTCCAAAGCCTTTTCCACCTGTGCCTCTTACCTCTCGGTTGTCTCCTTATTTTATTGTACCAGTATAGGTGTGTATCTTAGTTCTATTGGTTCCCACAACTCTAAGTCAAGTGCTGTAACCTCAGTACTGTACACAGTGGTCACCCCCATGCTGAACCCATTCATCTACAGCCTCAGGAACAAAGACCTAAAGAGGGCTCTGAAAAGTATTTTGAGAAGGAAAATTTGA